Proteins from a single region of Chrysemys picta bellii isolate R12L10 chromosome 9, ASM1138683v2, whole genome shotgun sequence:
- the TBCCD1 gene encoding TBCC domain-containing protein 1 isoform X2: MRRSGSAVCVSAGKAVPLLVVEFPELVKMDQSMVHLWVKTEPFIVGALQIPPPSKFSMHYLRKMSTYVRTRASEGCYPRLFWPMWRHIACGKLQLAKDLAWLYFEIFDSLVERTPEERLEWAEVVSSCTSEEELEKQRNKLSVDTLQFLLFLYIQQLNKISLRTSLIGEEWPSPRDKSQSDNLTGKSTCQNKNWNDYTHQAFVQNHLLDLLELLLDPDQLTASSHSTHGSLVSPEAVRALSFLIEGTVNKTRTVHPLHELALWQPLHVKNGYSKITKAFSFPKLEVWLRACLTGSPFGTSACLKSGKKLAWAQQVEGTTKRAKIACNAHMVPEVHRMVVMSQVYKQTLAKSSDTLVGAHVKIHRCNESFIYLLSPLRSVTIEKCRNSTFVLGPVQTAIHLHSCDNVKVIGICHRLSISSTTGCTFNILTPTHPLILLGNHAVTFAPYHTHYPMLEDHMARMGLATVPNYWDSPMLVCKENSDARVFQLLPPSEFYTFVIPFEMEGDTTETPGGLPHAYQKALSQREQKIQVWQKTVKEAGLTKDQRKQFQVLVENKFYEWLIHTGHRQQLDSLVPPAAGSKQAAG, encoded by the exons ATGCGGCGGTCGGGCTccgccgtgtgtgt atctgcagggaAGGCGGTTCCACTCCTAGTTGTGGAGTTCCCAGAGCTGGTTAAAATGGATCAGTCCATGGTGCACCTCTGGGTGAAAACAGAACCCTTCATAGTGGGGGCTTTGCAGATCCCCCCTCCATCCAAGTTCAGCATGCACTATCTCCGGAAGATGTCCACGTATGTCCGGACGCGGGCCAGCGAGGGCTGTTATCCACGCCTTTTCTGGCCTATGTGGCGACACATTGCCTGTGGGAAACTGCAGTTAGCCAAGGATTTGGCCTGGCTCTACTTTGAGATATTTGACAGTCTAGTGGAACGGACTCCAGAGGAACGTCTGGAATGGGCAGAGGTGGTGTCCAGCTGCACGTCAGAAGAGGAACTAGAGAAGCAGAGGAATAAG CTGTCAGTAGACACTTTGCAGTTCCTGCTGTTCTTGTACATTCAGCAGCTAAACAAGATTTCCTTGCGGACATCTCTGATTGGAGAAGAGTGGCCAAGTCCCAGGGACAAATCTCAGTCTGACAACCTGACTGGAAAATCCACCTGTCAAAATAAG AACTGGAATGATTACACCCACCAAGCGTTTGTGCAGAACCACCTGTTGGATCTGCTGGAACTGCTATTGGACCCGGACCAGCTCACGGCCTCTTCCCATTCCACTCACGGTAGCCTGGTCTCCCCTGAAGCTGTTCGAGCTCTCAGCTTTCTCATTGAGGGGACTGTGAACAAAACCAGGACTGTCCATCCTCTTCATGAGCTTGCTCTCTGGCAGCCCTTGCATGTGAAGAACGGCTACTCGAAGATTACCAAAGCCTTCTCTTTCCCCAAGCTAGAGGTCTGGCTAAGGGCCTGCCTGACTGGGAGCCCGTTTGGGACATCTGCCTGCCTCAAGTCTGGGAAGAAACTTGCGTGGGCACAGCAAG TTGAAGGAACAACCAAGAGAGCAAAGATTGCCTGCAATGCCCATATGGTTCCTGAGGTTCACCGCATGGTGGTGATGAGCCAAGTCTACAAACAGACGCTGGCCAAGAGCTCGGATACCCTGGTGGGTGCTCATGTGAAGATTCATCGCTGCAATGAGTCCTTCATATATCTGCTCTCCCCTTTACG ATCTGTGACCATTGAGAAGTGCAGGAATAGCACTTTTGTCCTGGGCCCTGTGCAGACAGCCATTCACCTCCACAGCTGTGATAATGTCAAAGTCATTGGCATCTGCCACCGTCTGTCTATCTCTTCTACAACAGGCTGCACCTTCAACATTCTCACACCTACACACCCTCTCATTCTCTTGGGTAACCACGCAGTAACTTTTGCCCCTTATCACACCCATTACCCAATGCTTGAGGACCACATGGCCCGGATGGGCCTGGCTACAGTGCCTAACTACTGGGACAGTCCAATGCTGGTGTGCAAAGAGAACAGCGATGCCAGGGTCTTCCAACTCTTACCCCCCAGTGAGTTTTATACCTTTGTTATTCCTTTTGAGATGGAAGGAGACACGACAGAAACACCTGGGGGGCTGCCACATGCATACCAGAAGGCACTGAGTCAACGAGAGCAGAAGATACAGGTTTGGCAAAAAACTGTGAAGGAGGCAGGACTAACCAA GGATCAGAGGAAGCAGTTCCAGGTGCTGGTGGAGAACAAATTCTATGAATGGCTAATTCACACAGGACATCGTCAGCAGCTGGATAGCCTTGTGCCTCCTGCAGCAGGCTCCAAGCAAGCAGCAGGATAG
- the TBCCD1 gene encoding TBCC domain-containing protein 1 isoform X3: MDQSMVHLWVKTEPFIVGALQIPPPSKFSMHYLRKMSTYVRTRASEGCYPRLFWPMWRHIACGKLQLAKDLAWLYFEIFDSLVERTPEERLEWAEVVSSCTSEEELEKQRNKLSVDTLQFLLFLYIQQLNKISLRTSLIGEEWPSPRDKSQSDNLTGKSTCQNKNWNDYTHQAFVQNHLLDLLELLLDPDQLTASSHSTHGSLVSPEAVRALSFLIEGTVNKTRTVHPLHELALWQPLHVKNGYSKITKAFSFPKLEVWLRACLTGSPFGTSACLKSGKKLAWAQQVEGTTKRAKIACNAHMVPEVHRMVVMSQVYKQTLAKSSDTLVGAHVKIHRCNESFIYLLSPLRSVTIEKCRNSTFVLGPVQTAIHLHSCDNVKVIGICHRLSISSTTGCTFNILTPTHPLILLGNHAVTFAPYHTHYPMLEDHMARMGLATVPNYWDSPMLVCKENSDARVFQLLPPSEFYTFVIPFEMEGDTTETPGGLPHAYQKALSQREQKIQVWQKTVKEAGLTKDQRKQFQVLVENKFYEWLIHTGHRQQLDSLVPPAAGSKQAAG, translated from the exons ATGGATCAGTCCATGGTGCACCTCTGGGTGAAAACAGAACCCTTCATAGTGGGGGCTTTGCAGATCCCCCCTCCATCCAAGTTCAGCATGCACTATCTCCGGAAGATGTCCACGTATGTCCGGACGCGGGCCAGCGAGGGCTGTTATCCACGCCTTTTCTGGCCTATGTGGCGACACATTGCCTGTGGGAAACTGCAGTTAGCCAAGGATTTGGCCTGGCTCTACTTTGAGATATTTGACAGTCTAGTGGAACGGACTCCAGAGGAACGTCTGGAATGGGCAGAGGTGGTGTCCAGCTGCACGTCAGAAGAGGAACTAGAGAAGCAGAGGAATAAG CTGTCAGTAGACACTTTGCAGTTCCTGCTGTTCTTGTACATTCAGCAGCTAAACAAGATTTCCTTGCGGACATCTCTGATTGGAGAAGAGTGGCCAAGTCCCAGGGACAAATCTCAGTCTGACAACCTGACTGGAAAATCCACCTGTCAAAATAAG AACTGGAATGATTACACCCACCAAGCGTTTGTGCAGAACCACCTGTTGGATCTGCTGGAACTGCTATTGGACCCGGACCAGCTCACGGCCTCTTCCCATTCCACTCACGGTAGCCTGGTCTCCCCTGAAGCTGTTCGAGCTCTCAGCTTTCTCATTGAGGGGACTGTGAACAAAACCAGGACTGTCCATCCTCTTCATGAGCTTGCTCTCTGGCAGCCCTTGCATGTGAAGAACGGCTACTCGAAGATTACCAAAGCCTTCTCTTTCCCCAAGCTAGAGGTCTGGCTAAGGGCCTGCCTGACTGGGAGCCCGTTTGGGACATCTGCCTGCCTCAAGTCTGGGAAGAAACTTGCGTGGGCACAGCAAG TTGAAGGAACAACCAAGAGAGCAAAGATTGCCTGCAATGCCCATATGGTTCCTGAGGTTCACCGCATGGTGGTGATGAGCCAAGTCTACAAACAGACGCTGGCCAAGAGCTCGGATACCCTGGTGGGTGCTCATGTGAAGATTCATCGCTGCAATGAGTCCTTCATATATCTGCTCTCCCCTTTACG ATCTGTGACCATTGAGAAGTGCAGGAATAGCACTTTTGTCCTGGGCCCTGTGCAGACAGCCATTCACCTCCACAGCTGTGATAATGTCAAAGTCATTGGCATCTGCCACCGTCTGTCTATCTCTTCTACAACAGGCTGCACCTTCAACATTCTCACACCTACACACCCTCTCATTCTCTTGGGTAACCACGCAGTAACTTTTGCCCCTTATCACACCCATTACCCAATGCTTGAGGACCACATGGCCCGGATGGGCCTGGCTACAGTGCCTAACTACTGGGACAGTCCAATGCTGGTGTGCAAAGAGAACAGCGATGCCAGGGTCTTCCAACTCTTACCCCCCAGTGAGTTTTATACCTTTGTTATTCCTTTTGAGATGGAAGGAGACACGACAGAAACACCTGGGGGGCTGCCACATGCATACCAGAAGGCACTGAGTCAACGAGAGCAGAAGATACAGGTTTGGCAAAAAACTGTGAAGGAGGCAGGACTAACCAA GGATCAGAGGAAGCAGTTCCAGGTGCTGGTGGAGAACAAATTCTATGAATGGCTAATTCACACAGGACATCGTCAGCAGCTGGATAGCCTTGTGCCTCCTGCAGCAGGCTCCAAGCAAGCAGCAGGATAG